A genome region from Aurantiacibacter sp. MUD61 includes the following:
- a CDS encoding SGNH/GDSL hydrolase family protein, with protein sequence MKAPLARQMVIGDSRVFQAPEPATAQFVGYGGATFESVSRISRVLCAIHDGPVTIALGVNDANTRHIDIAASEAAMAQLVEDCARPGLTLAKIWPIEVDRRPHGSKFDVEAITRLNETMSELAQSKALDVLPAPRLETGFTEDGIHFTPQVSASFGRWLIGEPAE encoded by the coding sequence GTGAAGGCACCACTCGCGCGGCAAATGGTCATCGGGGACAGCCGCGTGTTTCAGGCACCCGAGCCCGCAACTGCCCAATTCGTTGGCTATGGCGGCGCAACATTCGAAAGCGTCAGCCGAATCAGCCGCGTGCTGTGTGCAATCCATGATGGGCCGGTTACGATCGCGCTTGGCGTAAACGATGCAAACACAAGGCATATCGATATCGCGGCAAGCGAGGCGGCGATGGCGCAGCTTGTTGAAGACTGCGCGAGACCCGGCCTAACCTTGGCGAAAATTTGGCCTATCGAGGTGGATCGTCGCCCACATGGCAGTAAATTCGATGTAGAAGCGATCACCAGATTGAACGAAACCATGAGTGAACTGGCCCAAAGCAAGGCGCTTGATGTCTTGCCTGCGCCCAGACTTGAGACTGGCTTCACCGAGGACGGAATTCATTTCACGCCGCAAGTGTCCGCCTCCTTTGGGCGATGGTTGATCGGCGAACCGGCCGAGTGA